Proteins from one Streptomyces sp. NBC_00390 genomic window:
- a CDS encoding alkyl hydroperoxide reductase, whose product MALDELKSAVPDFAKDLKLNLGSVIGNSDLPQQQLWGTVLACAIASRSPKVLKELGPEAKANLSPEAYTAAKSAAAIMAMNNVFYRTRHLLSDPEYGTLRAGLRMNVIGNPGVEKVDFELWSLAVSAINGCGQCLDSHEQVLRKAGVDRETIQEAVKIASVIQAVGTTLDAEALLAE is encoded by the coding sequence GAAGTCCGCCGTACCGGACTTCGCCAAGGACCTGAAGCTGAACCTCGGGTCGGTCATCGGCAACAGCGACCTTCCGCAGCAGCAGCTGTGGGGCACCGTGCTGGCCTGCGCGATCGCGTCGCGCTCGCCGAAGGTGCTCAAGGAGCTGGGGCCGGAGGCCAAGGCCAACCTCTCCCCGGAGGCGTACACCGCCGCCAAGTCCGCCGCCGCGATCATGGCGATGAACAACGTCTTCTACCGGACCCGGCACCTGCTGTCGGACCCGGAGTACGGGACGCTGCGCGCCGGTCTGCGGATGAACGTCATCGGCAACCCGGGCGTGGAGAAGGTCGACTTCGAGCTGTGGTCGCTGGCCGTCTCCGCGATCAACGGCTGCGGGCAGTGCCTGGACTCGCACGAGCAGGTGCTGCGCAAGGCCGGTGTCGACCGCGAGACGATCCAGGAGGCCGTCAAGATCGCCTCGGTGATCCAGGCCGTGGGCACGACGCTGGACGCGGAAGCCCTCCTGGCCGAGTAG
- a CDS encoding AI-2E family transporter, giving the protein MSKVPGWLGRVGAELTRMGERWDERRKEAVEEGVPEVQPPAPDRVPPPPAYAPAVAARPDPVAAIPWGIRVAAEAGWRLLVLAGTLWVLMRVISAVQLVVLAFVAALLVTAMLQPTVARLRRLGLPRGLATAVTAISGFAVMGLVGWFVVWQVMDNLDNLADRVRDGIEELKRWLLDSPFHVTESQINDIAQNLSDTIGTNTEEITTAGLQGVTVMVEILTGILLAMFSTLFLLYDGKRVWQWVLGLVPAQAREGVAGAGPRAWRTLTAYVRGTVLVALIDAIFIGLGIYILDVPLAVPLAVFIFLFAFIPLVGAVISGALAVVVALVTQGVFTALMVLIVVLAVQQLEGHVLQPFILGRAVRVHPLAVVLAVAAGGLTAGIGGAVVAVPLVAVTNTVVGYLRAYGKEQALRYSPQPHGATATDAAPAAGPAPGARPKTEEQE; this is encoded by the coding sequence ATGTCGAAGGTTCCAGGCTGGCTCGGCCGAGTGGGTGCCGAGCTGACCCGGATGGGAGAACGCTGGGACGAGCGCCGCAAGGAGGCGGTCGAGGAGGGCGTGCCCGAGGTCCAGCCCCCCGCCCCGGACCGTGTGCCGCCGCCGCCCGCGTACGCCCCCGCCGTGGCGGCCCGCCCGGATCCCGTCGCCGCGATCCCGTGGGGGATCCGTGTCGCGGCCGAGGCCGGCTGGCGGCTGCTCGTCCTGGCAGGCACGCTCTGGGTGTTGATGAGGGTCATCAGCGCCGTGCAGCTCGTGGTGCTCGCCTTCGTCGCGGCCCTGCTCGTGACGGCGATGCTCCAGCCCACCGTCGCCCGGCTCCGAAGGCTGGGCCTGCCGCGCGGGCTCGCCACCGCCGTCACGGCGATCTCCGGCTTCGCCGTCATGGGACTGGTCGGCTGGTTCGTCGTCTGGCAGGTCATGGACAACCTCGACAATCTCGCCGACCGTGTCAGGGACGGCATCGAGGAGCTCAAACGCTGGCTGCTGGACAGCCCGTTCCATGTCACCGAGAGCCAGATCAACGACATCGCCCAGAACCTCAGCGACACGATCGGCACCAACACCGAGGAGATCACGACCGCGGGTCTGCAGGGCGTGACCGTGATGGTCGAGATCCTCACCGGGATACTGCTGGCCATGTTCTCCACGCTCTTCCTGCTGTACGACGGCAAGCGCGTCTGGCAGTGGGTGTTGGGGCTCGTACCGGCCCAGGCCCGGGAGGGCGTTGCCGGTGCGGGACCGCGCGCCTGGCGCACCCTGACCGCGTATGTGCGCGGCACGGTGCTCGTGGCGCTGATCGACGCGATCTTCATCGGCCTGGGGATCTACATCCTCGATGTGCCGCTGGCCGTACCGCTCGCCGTGTTCATCTTCCTGTTCGCGTTCATCCCGCTCGTCGGCGCCGTGATCTCCGGGGCGCTCGCCGTCGTTGTCGCGCTGGTCACCCAGGGCGTGTTCACCGCGCTGATGGTGCTGATCGTCGTCCTCGCCGTACAGCAGCTCGAGGGCCACGTACTGCAGCCGTTCATCCTCGGGCGCGCGGTGCGGGTGCATCCGCTGGCCGTGGTCCTCGCGGTCGCGGCGGGCGGTCTGACCGCCGGGATCGGCGGCGCGGTGGTGGCCGTACCGCTGGTGGCCGTGACCAACACGGTCGTCGGTTATCTGCGCGCCTACGGCAAGGAACAGGCGCTGCGGTACTCGCCGCAGCCGCACGGCGCGACGGCGACCGACGCCGCACCGGCAGCGGGACCGGCGCCGGGCGCCCGTCCGAAGACGGAGGAGCAGGAGTGA